From Pseudomonas sp. G2-4:
CTGCGTCGCAGACTTCCTTGGCGAACTCCAGCTCAGTGGCGCTGAAGGTTTCTGGCGAGTATTCGAACTGCCATTGGGTTTCCGGCTGCTGCGCCGCGTATTTGACGAACAGCTTGGCCGCGTTCACCGCGATTTCCTTCACGCCTTCCTTGTCCTGGTTGAACACGATGCGGCGGAACGATGGGCAGGTGGCGTTATACAGGTGGACGATGGCTTTTTTCGCGCCGCGCAGGGATTCGAACGTGCGGGCGATCAGGTCTTCACGGGCCTGGGTCAGCACCTGGATGGTGGTGTCGTCCGGGATGTGGCCTTCTTCGATCAGGGTGCGCACGAAGTCGAAATCGGTCTGCGAAGCCGCCGGGAACGATGCTTCGATTTCCTTGACGCCCACGGCCACGAGGGTTTTCCAGAAGCGCAGCTTCTTCACAGCGTCCATTGGCTCGATCAGCGACTGGTTGCCATCACGCAGGTCGGAACTGCACCAGATCGGCGCGGCAGTGATGGTCTTCGACGGCCAGGTGCGATCCGGCAGGTTGATGGTCGGGAAGGCGCGGTATTTGGAAGACGGGTCTTTGAGCATGCTCATCAGGGAATCCTTATTGTCGTGGCCGGAAAAAGGCGGCCTGCCGGTGGTTCGAATGGGGGTGGCTTCAGAGCCGGGACGAGGTGCCGCGATTCAGCCCGGCAGTCGTGCGCTGACGAGGCACAGGCTGCGGTGCTGGCGAAGCTGGATGAGGGTGTGAGAGGTTTTCATGCCTCAACCCTAACCGGGCGAGGGGAGGATCGCAAGCAGTCGGAAAAAATTGAGATAAGTTCTGTTTTTGGAAGAGTTTTCGAGATTTAATCGCGTGTTACTGGGGGAATTGTAGTTTTATTGCGTCGATATTTGGAGTTCGGCAATCCATGGGGATGGGGTGATGCTGTTGCCGTCATCGCGAGCAAGCTCGCTCCCACAGGTACAGCCGCGTTTTTCAGAACGCCGAAATACCCATGTGGGAGCGAGCCTGCTCGCGAAGAAGCCAGTAGCCCCAGTAAAAATCTCAGGGCTGGAACGCCCCAATGAAAATCGCCGGATCCACCCGCGCATCATTCAGGCTGATGTTCCAGTGCATGTGCGGGCCGGTCGCCCGACCTGTGGCGCCGACCTTGCCCACCACCGTGCCCCGGGCCAGTTGCTGGCCGACTTTCACGTCGATCTTCGACATGTGGCAGAACATGCTGATGAAGCCTTGGCCGTGGTCGACAAACACGGTGTTGCCATTGAAGAAGTAATTGCCGGTGAGGATCACCTTGCCGGCGGCCGGGGTCTTGATCGGCGTGCCGGCGGGCACGGCGAAGTCCAGGCCGGCGTGAGGGTTGCGTTCCTCGCCGTTGAAGAAGCGGCGCACGCCGAACTTGCTCGATAGCGGGCCGTTGACCGGTTTGTCCAGCAGCAGGTTGCTGGGGATGTTCGGGCTGAAGCTGCGGTAGGCCTTCAGTTGCACGGCCAACTCGGCCTCGATGCGCTTGAGGTCCGCCGGGTTCGGGTTGACCTGGCGTTTGTTCTTCAGGGTGATGTGTTGCTCGGGGTACTTTTTATAGCCCACCACGAACGGCTGGGTGCCGCCGCCACTGCTGATCTTTTGAGTGCCGGGTTGGACTGTCAGCGGAATGCCGACAATCGCCAGCCAGTTGTTCTGTTCCTTGACCACCAGCACCGGCTTGCCCTGGTAACTGGCCTTCGGTGCCTGGGCCGCACTGCCCAGGTCTACCACGGCTACGCCGCCGGGAACCGGTTTGTTCAACAGGCGAGTGATGTAACTGTCGGCGTGGGCGTTGAAGGTCAGGCACAGCAACAGCAGTGGGGCGAGATATCGCGGCATGAATCAATCCAGTAAAGAAAGGGTGACCGGCGTCAGGTGATTGTCTTCGACCCGCACCAGCAGTTCGCCTTCGCCGAGTCGGGCGGTCAGGCGTTGGCCGGTCTGTGTTTGTCCGGCGTTGCGGATTGCATGGCCACGTTCGTCCAGCAAGATGCTGTAGCCCCGGCCGAGGGTCGCCAGGGGGCTGACGATGTGCAGCGTCTGCATCTGGTTGTGCAGCTGCACGCGTCGGGCTTTCAAGCCTTCGCGCATGGCTCGCGGCAGGCGTTCGGCCAGGCTGTCCAGGCGCTGGCGCAGCAACGCCAGATGCCGGCCCGGATGTTGCCCTGCCAGGCGGGTTTCCAGGCGGATCAGGCGTTCGCGGCGGGTATTGAGGCTGCGCTCGAAGGCCCGGCGCAGGCGCATGTCCAGATCGTCAAGGCGTTGGGCTTGCTGACGCAGGCGTTCGCCGGGGTGGCGCAGGCGCCGGGTGAGGCCTTCGAGGCGCAGCTGATCGCGCATCAGGCGGTCGCGCATACGCATCACCAGCCGGCGGTGCAGGCTTTCGACCCGGCGCACCAGGTCGCCGGCATCCGGAGCCAGCAGCTCGGCGGCGGCAGACGGGGTCGGGGCGCGCACGTCGGCGACGAAATCGCTGATGGACACGTCGGTTTCATGACCCACGGCGCTGACGATAGGCGTGACGCAGGCGTCCACCGCCCGGGCCACGGCTTCTTCGTTGAAGCACCACAAGTCTTCCAGCGAACCGCCGCCCCGGGCCAGGATCAGCGCATCGAAACCCCGGGCGTCCGCCAGCTTCAGGGCGCGGACGATCTGCGCGGTGGCTTCGCGACCCTGCACGGCGGTGGGGATCAGGGTCAGGGCGATCTGCGGTGCGCGGCGGCGGAAGACGCTGATGATGTCGCGGATCACCGCGCCGGTGGGCGAGCTGATGATGCCGATGCGTTGTGGGTGGGCCGGCAGCGGTACTTTGCGCTCGGCGCTGAACAGGCCCTCGGCGCTGAGCTTTTCCTTCAAGGCATCGAAGGCCAGGCGCAGGGCGCCATCGCCGGCCGGCTCCACGGTGTCGAGGATCAGTTGATAATCGCCACGGCCCTCGAACAGCGAAACCTTGCCGCGTACCTTCACCGCCAGCCCGTCCTTCAATGCTTGGCGCACTCGGGCGGCGTTCTGCCGGAACAGCGCGCAACGCACCTGGGCGCCGCTGTCCTTGAGGGTGAAGTACACGTGGCCGGAGGCCGGGCGGGCAAGGTTGGAGATTTCGCCCTCGACCCAGATGTTGCTGAACACGTCTTCGAGCAACACCCGCGCACGGCCGTTGAGCTGGCTGACAGTCAGGACCTCGCGGTCCAGGCCCAGTCGGGCAAAGGGATCTTTAATCATGGGCGGCATGATAAGGGCATTCGCCGGTGAATCTCCATGTGTGGAAACAAATCGGACCGAGTTGCCTTCATCGCGAGCAAGCTCGCTCCCACAGGGATCTTGGCTGGTTGCAAGATTTGTGAACACCAGGGATCACATTGTGGGAGCGAGCTTGCTCGCGATAGCGATAGGCCTGTCACCACAAATGCTGGATATGCCCTGACACATCTGGCTAAAGTCCCTGCTCGCCTCATCAAGGAAGTGCCGGATGAATCTTCTGTCTTGGCTGGGCCAGTGGGCATTTGCGCCTACGGAATGGCTGGTGATCGGCCTGGCCATCGCCCTGGCCTACATCGTGTTCGGCATCGCCGGGTTCGGCACGGCGTTGGTGGCCGCCCCCATCCTGCTGTTGTTCATGCCACTGTCGAAAATCATTCCGTTGCTGGTCTTGCTCGATTTTGTCGCGGCCTTCGGCAACCTTTTGCCATCGCGCCGGGACGTCTCCCGGCCTGAGCTGTTGCGATTGCTGCCGTGCATGGCGGTGGGCTGCACCCTAGGGGTGATTTTCCTGCTCAACCTCAAGTCCGACCTGTTGTTGCTGTTGATGGGGCTGTTCATCTGCAGCTATGCGATCTACAGCCTGTTGATAAAAAGACGGCCGGCGCAGTTGTCGGCGTTGTGGGCGTTCCCGATGGGCACGGTGGGCGGGATGTTCGGCGCATTGTTTGGCAGTGGCGGCTTTTTATATGCCATCTACTTGAACAGTCGCTTGTCCAAGGAAGCAGCCCGCGCCACCCAAAGCGCGCTGATCAGTTGCAGTACCGTGGTGCGCCTGAGCTTGTTCGCTGTCGCGGGGGTGTATGCCGAGCTACCCTTGTTGGTACTGGCGCTGTGTTTGTTGCCGGCCATGGCGCTGGGGCTGTGGGTGGGCCGTCGCCTGACCCTGCGAATGTCACGCGAGACGTTCGTGCGCCTGGTGACCTGGCTGGTGCTCGCCAGTGGCATCGCATTGATCGGCCGTTACCTGAGTGCTTGACCTGGCTCGGCCAGGGATTAAGCTGCCGGCCATCAACAGCCCCTGCACGGGAAGATCCAGGCTCGCCATGAATTCGCAAAGCATCATCGTCCCGAAAATTTCCACTTTGCCGGTCCACGAGCCTCGGGCCCGGGCCATCGTGCGCTGGCTGGTGCGCAAGAACATCGTCGAAGAACAACTGACCACCTGCGGGCGCACCGGCAATCGCATGGCCCACGCCATCGCCCCTGGCGCGCGGGCAGTGGTCTTGCATCCCGAGGCCTTGCCGTTCGGCGAAGCGATCAATGGCCTGGAGATCATCACCAAGCGCTGCATCTATACGCCGGCCAAGGGCTTTCTCGAAGAAGCGGGGTGCGCCGAGTGCCGTAAGGAGGTCGGCGAGGCGCTGTTCGAAAGCCTGGAAGACTGGATGCCGGCCCGCACCGACAACTTCACCTGCCCCGAGTGTGGGCACGAAGATGACATCAACGGCTTCCTGTTCCTGCAGCCCTGCGGCTTTTCGAACCTGGGGTTCATCTTCAACAACTGGCTCGAGGCCGGGTTCAAGCAGGACTTTCTCGATGAATTCGCCGATTGGCTGGATCTGCCGGTGAGTTGGGTGAGGGTGGAGTTGTAGATAGGCGCACAAGCCCCCGTGGCGAGGGAGCTTGCTCCCGCTGGGCTGCGGCGGCCCCCTATTTCCAGCCATGACATCGCAAGGGGACGCTGGCGCGTCCAGCGGGAGCAAGCTCCCTCGCCACAGGGGTTCTGTGTTGTATGAGAGTGTGGTGGTTTTGACCCGTCAATCAGCCCGCCAATAATAGACAGAGTTTTACATTGAGCCAGACGGGGTCCATGAGTATAATGGCGCGCTTCCATTTTCCCGCTCGGGAGCCCCCGCGATGCTGCGTATCAGCCAAGAAGCTCTGACCTTCGACGACATTCTCCTAGTGCCCGGTTATTCCGAGGTACTGCCTAACGAAGTCAGTCTCAAAACCCGTCTCACCCGTGGCATCGAACTGAATATCCCGCTGGTTTCCGCCGCCATGGACACCGTGACCGAAGCCCGTCTGGCCATTGCCATGGCCCAGGAAGGCGGTATCGGGATCATCCACAAGAACATGACCATCGAACAGCAGGCCGCCGAAGTGCGCAAGGTCAAGCGGTTCGAGGCTGGCGTGGTCAAGGACCCGATCACCATCGAGGCTGACGCCACGGTTCGCGATCTGTTCGAACTGACCCGCATGCACAATATCTCCGGCGTCCCGGTACTGCACGATGGCGACCTGGTCGGCATCGTCACCTCCCGCGACGTGCGTTTCGAGAATCGCCTGGATGCCACCGTCCGCCAAGTGATGACGCCTAAAGAGCGCCTGGTCACGGTCAAGGAAGGCACCAACAAGGACGAGGTCCGCGAATTACTGCACAAGCACCGCATCGAGCGCGTGCTGATCGTCGACGACAAGTTCGCCCTCAAGGGCATGATGACCGTCAACGACATCGAAAAAGCCAAGGCTTACCCGCTGGCCAGCAAGGACGACCAGGGTCGTCTGCGTGTAGGCGCTGCGGTCGGCACCGGCAAGGACACCGGTGACCGCGTTGCGGCCCTGGTCAATGCCGGCGTCGACGTGGTGGTGGTCGATACCGCCCACGGTCATTCCAAAGGCGTGATCGACCGCGTTCGCTGGGTCAAGCAGAACTTCCCTGACGTGCAGGTGATCGGCGGCAACATCGCCACCGGTGCCGCCGCCAAGGCCTTGGCCGAAGCCGGCGCCGACGCCGTCAAGGTCGGTATCGGCCCAGGCTCGATCTGCACCACCCGCATCGTTGCCGGTGTTGGTGTTCCTCAGATCAGCGCCATCGCCAACGTCGCCGCTGCCCTTGAAGGCACCGGCGTACCGTTGATTGCCGACGGCGGCATCCGCTTCTCCGGTGACCTGTCCAAGGCCATCGTGGCCGGTGCTTCCTGCGTGATGATGGGCTCGATGTTCGCCGGTACTGAAGAAGCACCGGGCGAGATCGAACTGTTCCAGGGCCGTAGCTACAAGGCTTATCGCGGCATGGGCTCGCTGGGCGCCATGTCCCAGGCCCAGGGCTCTTCCGACCGTTACTTCCAGGACTCCTCCGCGGGTGCCGAGAAGCTGGTGCCGGAAGGCATCGAAGGTCGCGTGCCGTACAAAGGCACCCTGAGCGCCATCATCCATCAACTGATGGGCGGCCTGCGTTCTTCCATGGGCTACACCGGCAGCGCCGACATCGAAGAGATGCGCACCAAGCCGGAGTTCGTCCGTATCACCGGCGCCGGCATGGCCGAGTCCCATGTCCACGACGTACAGATCACCAAGGAAGCGCCGAACTACCGAGTAGGGTAAGTCCTTGCGCAAAACGTTAATCACCGGGGCTGTTCATTCAGCCCCGAGTTGTTTCTGATTCACTACATGAGAATGAGTCATGGCCCTCGACATTCACGCTCACCGCATCCTGATCCTCGACTTCGGTTCCCAGTACACCCAGCTGATCGCCCGCCGCGTGCGTGAAATCGGCGTGTACTGCGAATTGCATCCGTTCGACATGGATGACGAAGCGATTCGCGAATTCGCGCCTAAAGGCGTCATCCTCGCCGGCGGCCCCGAGTCTGTGCACGAAGCCGACAGCCCACGCTGCCCGCAAGCCGTGTTCGACCTGGGCGTGCCCGTCTTCGGTATCTGCTACGGCATGCAGACCATGGCCGAGCAACTGGGCGGCAAGGTGGAAGGCTCCGACCTGCGTGAGTTCGGTTATGCCCGTGTCGACGTCGTCGGCAAGAGCCGCCTGCTGGACGGCATCGAAGACCACATCGACGCTGACGGCCTGTTCGGCCTCGACGTGTGGATGAGCCACGGTGACAAGGTCACCAAGATGCCGGAAGACTTCCACATCCTGGCCAGCACCCCGAGCTGCCCGATTGCCGGCATGTTCAACGATGACCGCCGTTACTACGGCGTGCAGTTCCACCCTGAAGTGACCCACACCAAGCAGGGCGGCCGCATCCTGTCGCGCTTCATCCTCGACATCTGCGAGTGCGAAGCCCTGTGGACCCCATCGAAAATCGCTGAAGACGCCATCGCCCAGGTGCGCGCCCAGGTCGGTACCGACAACGTGCTGCTGGGCCTGTCCGGCGGTGTGGACTCCTCGGTGGTCGCCGCGCTGCTGCACAAGGCCATTGGCGATCAACTGACCTGCGTCTTCGTCGACAACGGCCTGCTGCGTCTGCATGAAGGCGAGCAAGTGATGGCCATGTTCGCCGAGAACATGGGCGTCAAGGTGATCCGCGCCAACGCCGAGGAGCAGTTCCTGGGCAACCTGGCCGGCGAGTCCGACCCGGAGAAGAAACGCAAGATCATCGGCCGCACCTTCATCGACGTGTTCGATGCCGAATCCTGCAAGCTGGACAACATCAAGTACCTGGCCCAGGGCACCATCTACCCCGACGTGATCGAGTCGGCCGGCGCCAAGAGCGGCAAGGCCCACGTGATCAAGTCCCACCACAACGTCGGTGGCCTGCCAGAGGAAATGAACCTCAAGCTGGTCGAACCGCTGCGCGAACTGTTCAAGGACGAGGTCCGTCGCCTCGGTCTTGAACTGGGCCTACCGTACGACATGGTCTACCGCCACCCCTTCCCGGGCCCAGGCCTGGGCGTGCGGATCCTCGGTGAAGTGAAGAAGGAATACGCCGACCTGCTGCGTCGCGCCGACCACATCTTCATCGAAGAACTGCGCAAGGCCGACTGGTACCACAAGGTCAGCCAGGCCTTCGTGGTGTTCCAGCCGGTGAAATCGGTCGGCGTGGTCGGCGATGGTCGTCGCTACGCCTGGGTCGTGGCCCTGCGTGCCGTGGAAACCATCGACTTCATGACCGCTCGCTGGGCACACCTGCCGTACGAGCTGCTGGAAACTGTTTCCGGGCGGATCATCAATGAAATCGAAGGTATTTCTCGCGTGACTTACGACGTGTCGAGCAAGCCGCCGGCGACGATTGAGTGGGAATGAACTGACGTCCTTCGGGGATTATCGCCAGCCATCGAAAACCTGACGTAACGTGTTGACTTACAAGGAAATACGTCGCTTCAGCTATCGGTGGCTATCGCCGGCCAGCAGAACAGGT
This genomic window contains:
- the guaA gene encoding glutamine-hydrolyzing GMP synthase, giving the protein MALDIHAHRILILDFGSQYTQLIARRVREIGVYCELHPFDMDDEAIREFAPKGVILAGGPESVHEADSPRCPQAVFDLGVPVFGICYGMQTMAEQLGGKVEGSDLREFGYARVDVVGKSRLLDGIEDHIDADGLFGLDVWMSHGDKVTKMPEDFHILASTPSCPIAGMFNDDRRYYGVQFHPEVTHTKQGGRILSRFILDICECEALWTPSKIAEDAIAQVRAQVGTDNVLLGLSGGVDSSVVAALLHKAIGDQLTCVFVDNGLLRLHEGEQVMAMFAENMGVKVIRANAEEQFLGNLAGESDPEKKRKIIGRTFIDVFDAESCKLDNIKYLAQGTIYPDVIESAGAKSGKAHVIKSHHNVGGLPEEMNLKLVEPLRELFKDEVRRLGLELGLPYDMVYRHPFPGPGLGVRILGEVKKEYADLLRRADHIFIEELRKADWYHKVSQAFVVFQPVKSVGVVGDGRRYAWVVALRAVETIDFMTARWAHLPYELLETVSGRIINEIEGISRVTYDVSSKPPATIEWE
- a CDS encoding peptidoglycan DD-metalloendopeptidase family protein — protein: MPRYLAPLLLLCLTFNAHADSYITRLLNKPVPGGVAVVDLGSAAQAPKASYQGKPVLVVKEQNNWLAIVGIPLTVQPGTQKISSGGGTQPFVVGYKKYPEQHITLKNKRQVNPNPADLKRIEAELAVQLKAYRSFSPNIPSNLLLDKPVNGPLSSKFGVRRFFNGEERNPHAGLDFAVPAGTPIKTPAAGKVILTGNYFFNGNTVFVDHGQGFISMFCHMSKIDVKVGQQLARGTVVGKVGATGRATGPHMHWNISLNDARVDPAIFIGAFQP
- the xseA gene encoding exodeoxyribonuclease VII large subunit, whose protein sequence is MIKDPFARLGLDREVLTVSQLNGRARVLLEDVFSNIWVEGEISNLARPASGHVYFTLKDSGAQVRCALFRQNAARVRQALKDGLAVKVRGKVSLFEGRGDYQLILDTVEPAGDGALRLAFDALKEKLSAEGLFSAERKVPLPAHPQRIGIISSPTGAVIRDIISVFRRRAPQIALTLIPTAVQGREATAQIVRALKLADARGFDALILARGGGSLEDLWCFNEEAVARAVDACVTPIVSAVGHETDVSISDFVADVRAPTPSAAAELLAPDAGDLVRRVESLHRRLVMRMRDRLMRDQLRLEGLTRRLRHPGERLRQQAQRLDDLDMRLRRAFERSLNTRRERLIRLETRLAGQHPGRHLALLRQRLDSLAERLPRAMREGLKARRVQLHNQMQTLHIVSPLATLGRGYSILLDERGHAIRNAGQTQTGQRLTARLGEGELLVRVEDNHLTPVTLSLLD
- a CDS encoding sulfite exporter TauE/SafE family protein, which codes for MNLLSWLGQWAFAPTEWLVIGLAIALAYIVFGIAGFGTALVAAPILLLFMPLSKIIPLLVLLDFVAAFGNLLPSRRDVSRPELLRLLPCMAVGCTLGVIFLLNLKSDLLLLLMGLFICSYAIYSLLIKRRPAQLSALWAFPMGTVGGMFGALFGSGGFLYAIYLNSRLSKEAARATQSALISCSTVVRLSLFAVAGVYAELPLLVLALCLLPAMALGLWVGRRLTLRMSRETFVRLVTWLVLASGIALIGRYLSA
- the guaB gene encoding IMP dehydrogenase, whose product is MLRISQEALTFDDILLVPGYSEVLPNEVSLKTRLTRGIELNIPLVSAAMDTVTEARLAIAMAQEGGIGIIHKNMTIEQQAAEVRKVKRFEAGVVKDPITIEADATVRDLFELTRMHNISGVPVLHDGDLVGIVTSRDVRFENRLDATVRQVMTPKERLVTVKEGTNKDEVRELLHKHRIERVLIVDDKFALKGMMTVNDIEKAKAYPLASKDDQGRLRVGAAVGTGKDTGDRVAALVNAGVDVVVVDTAHGHSKGVIDRVRWVKQNFPDVQVIGGNIATGAAAKALAEAGADAVKVGIGPGSICTTRIVAGVGVPQISAIANVAAALEGTGVPLIADGGIRFSGDLSKAIVAGASCVMMGSMFAGTEEAPGEIELFQGRSYKAYRGMGSLGAMSQAQGSSDRYFQDSSAGAEKLVPEGIEGRVPYKGTLSAIIHQLMGGLRSSMGYTGSADIEEMRTKPEFVRITGAGMAESHVHDVQITKEAPNYRVG
- a CDS encoding sugar ABC transporter ATPase gives rise to the protein MNSQSIIVPKISTLPVHEPRARAIVRWLVRKNIVEEQLTTCGRTGNRMAHAIAPGARAVVLHPEALPFGEAINGLEIITKRCIYTPAKGFLEEAGCAECRKEVGEALFESLEDWMPARTDNFTCPECGHEDDINGFLFLQPCGFSNLGFIFNNWLEAGFKQDFLDEFADWLDLPVSWVRVEL